CTTATCTGTTGAAGAAATTATGGATAAGTTAACATCTGAAAATATTGTCGAACATTCTTCAGATAAACGTAAGAAGTATACGTCTGAAGTGGAAGTGAAAGTAAATCAAGTGTACAAACCTGTTCACGTTGCGATTGGTGAGCAGAAGATGACGATGGGTGAGATTGAACAAATTGAAGAAGGCGATATAATTCCGCTGCATACGAAAGTTTCGGATGAATTACTCGGTTATGTAGATGGAAAGCATAAATTTAATTGTTTTATTGGAAAAGATGGAACGCGTAAGGCGCTCTTATTTAAAAGTTTTGTAGAGTAGGAGGATCCGTATGAAACATGAAGTATCTCCTGTGTCATTAATGGAATTAGAAGATTTTGCAGGAAAGCGAAACGAAGCAAGTAAAGCACATATTGATACTGTTTCAGATATTTCGATTGAACTTGGTGTAAAGCTTGGAAAGGCATCTATTACGCTTGGTGACGTGAAGCAATTAAAAGTTGGCGATGTTCTGGAAGTAGAGAAAAACTTAGGACATAAAGTAGATGTATATTTAAGTAATATGAAAGTCGGCATCGGGGAAGCGATCGTAATGGACGAGAAGTTCGGTATTATTATTTCTGAAATTGAAGCTGACAAGAAGCAAGCTGCGCTTATGAAAGCGCAAAGTCAAATGCAAGATAAAGAGTAGAGGAGGAGTCATATGTCGTATATGACGACCTTATTTCAAGTCGTTTTACTGTTTGGTGCGCTCGGCTACGGTGCCTATTATATGACGAAAAAGACGCGCAAGCAGCAGTTTTTTAAACAAGGTGAAAATGGCCACATTCAAGTGAAGGACGGCGTGTATTTAAATCATCAAACGAGCGCTTTTTTATTTGAAGTGGATGGTAAGCAAGTGTTCACTGTTATTAGTAATAACGGTGTTCAATCTGTGCAATTAACAGGAACAGGAAATCAGTTTCAACAAGCGCTAGAAGACGCGGTGAAGAGTGAAACGAAAAAAGTAGAGGATCCATCATGAGAATAAAGAAACAGTTATCGTTATTAGCCGTTATTTTCGTATTTTCTATCGTTTTTTCAATTATTTTTGTAAATCCAGCGTATGCAGCCCAAAACGGTTTTATTAATTTCGAAAATGGAAAAGAGTTTACGAGTAACTCAAGTGTACAGTTATTTGCGCTCGTTACCCTTTTATCATTATCTTCATCTATCGTTCTATTATTTACACATTTTACTTATTTTATGATCGTTCTTGGGATTACACGTCAAGGACTTGGGGTAATGAATTTACCGCCGAACCAAGTACTTGTTGGACTTGCCTTATTTTTATCACTCTTTACGATGCAGCCTGTTCTTGGGCAGCTAAAGAGCGATGTGTGGGATCCGATGACAAAAGAGAAAATAACAGTAAGTCAAGCTGCGGAAACGACAGCGCCGATTATGAAAGAGTATATGTCAAAGCATACGTATAAGCATGATTTAAAAATGATGCTGAAAGTGCGCGGAGAAGAGTTGCCGAAAGATTTAAAGGATCTATCCTTATTTACGCTCGTACCATCCTTTACGTTAACGCAAATTCAAAAGGGATTGTTAACAGGGATGTTCATTTATTTAGCGTTTGTATTTATAGATTTGATTATTAGTACACTGTTAATGTACCTCGGGATGATGATGGTACCGCCGATGATTTTAAGTTTACCATTTAAAATACTCATTTTCGTATATTTAGGTGGATATACAAAAATCGTCGACATTATGTTTAAAACGGTCGCCTGAAGCGTTTGATGCTATGTGATAGGAGTCATATAAATGAATACGTCACCAATTATAGATATTTTTCAAACCTTTTTTTATAAAGGGGTTATGATTTTAATGCCGGTTGCCGGCGTTAGTATGATTGTCGTTATTATCATCGCTGTCATTATGGCGATGATGCAAATTCAAGAGCAAACGCTGACGTTTTTACCGAAAATGGCGAGTATTGTACTCGTTATTATCATTTTAGGTCCGTGGATGTTTCAAGAGTTAACGACGCTTATTTTAGATTTATTTGATAAAATTCCATCGCTATTGCGTTCGTACTAAGATAGGGGAACTGAAATGAATATGGAATTATGGGCGGCGACGTTTTTTGCGTTTTGCCGCATTACTTCATTTTTATATTTTTTACCGTTTTTCTCAGGTCGATCCATTCCAGCAATGGCGAAGGTTACATTTGGACTTGCTCTTTCCATTACAGTGGCCGATCAAGTTGATGTCTCTCACATAAAGACAGTTTGGGACGTTGCAGCATATGCAGGAACGCAAATTGTAATTGGACTATCGCTTTCAAAAATTGTAGAAATGCTGTGGAACATTCCAAAAATGGCCGGGCATATTTTAGACTTTGATATCGGTTTATCACAAGCAAGTTTGTTTGATGTAAACGCAGGTTCACAGTCTACTTTACTATCAACCATTTTTGATATATTTTTTCTCATTATTTTTATTTCACTTGGCGGCATTAATTATTTCGTTGCCACGATTTTAAAGTCGTTTCAATATACAGAGGCGATTTCAAAATTGCTGACGACTAGTTTTTTAGATAGTCTACTCGCAACGTTATTATTTGCGATCACATCAGCGGTTGAAATTGCTCTTCCGCTCATGGGAAGTTTGTTCATCATTAACTTTGTTTTAATTTTAATCGCAAAAAACGCTCCGCAATTAAACGTTTTTATGAATGCGTATGTTATTAAAATTACATGTGGTATTTTGTTTATTGCGATGAGTGTACCGATGCTCGGTTATGTGTTTAAAAATATGACGGACGTATTGCTTGAGGAATATACGAAACTATTTAACTTTTTCTTAACGAAGTAGGGGGACGCACATGGCAAAGGATAATAAAACAGAAAAGGCCACCCCGCAGAAGCGTAAGAAATCGCGTGAAGAAGGGAATATTGCCCGGAGTAAAGATTTAAATAATTTATTTTCTATTCTTGTATTAGCAGTTGTCGTTTACTTTTTTGGAGATTGGCTAGGATTTGAGATTGCCAATTCTGTATCGGTGCTGTTTGATCAAATTGGAAAAAATACAGATTCAACCGAGTATTTTTATATGATGGGGATTTTACTACTAAAAGTATCAGCTCCGATATTAATACTCGTATACGCTTTTCATTTATTCAATTATATGATTCAAGTTGGTTTCTTATTTTCTTCTAAAGTTATTAAGCCGAAAGCATCACGTATTAACCCAAAAAACTATTTTACGAGACTGTTTAGTCGTAAAAGTTTAGTAGATATTTTGAAATCACTGTTTTATATGGGATTAATCGGTTACGTTGCTTACGTGCTATTTAAAAAGAATTTAGAGAAAATCGTGAGTATGATTGGATTTAACTGGACTGCGTCACTTACTGAAATTATTAGGCAAATTAAATTTATCTTCTTAGCTATTTTAATTATATTAATTGTTCTTTCTATTATTGATTTCATTTATCAAAAGTGGGAGTACGAACAAGATATTAAGATGAAAAAAGAAGAAGTAAAACAAGAGCATAAAGATAATGAAGGGGACCCGCAAGTAAAGGGGAAACGAAAAAACTTTATGCACGCCATATTGCAAGGAACAATTGCGAAGAAGATGGATGGTGCAACGTTTATTGTAAACAACCCAACTCATATTTCGGTCGTACTTCGGTACAATAAACACGTTGATGCAGCACCAATTGTCGTTGCAAAAGGGGAAGATGAACTCGCATTATATATACGAACGCTTGCCCGTGAACAAGAAATACCAATGGTGGAAAACCGTCCGCTTGCTCGTTCTTTATATTATCAAGTCGAGGAAGATGAGACGATTCCAGAAGATTTATACGTAGCTGTAATTGAAGTTATGCGCTATTTAATTCAAACGAACGAACTTGAAGTATAATAGCGCGTTTGGAGGAGATCTCTTTGTTTAAGATAGATTCTGCAAGAACCTATTTTTCTATCTTTTTAGCAGCGTCATTCGTAGTGGCGCTCTTAATTCCACTTCCACCATTTATACTTGATATCATTATCGTTTTTCTACTAAGTATGTCAGTGCTTATTTATATGCGAGCAACAAGTATTAACGAGTGGGATGAATTAAAGTCATTTCCGACGATGTTGTTATTAATCGGGATTTTCCGCGTATCGATTAACGTATCGACGACGCGAGCGATTTTGACAAACGGAAATGCGGGTCATGTTATTGAAGAGTTCGGTCAATTCGTAATTGGCGGGAACTTATTAATTGGTATCGTTATTTTTACAGTATTAATCATATTCCAGTTTATCGTTGCAAACGGTGCATCTCGTACAGCTGAAGTTGCAGCTCGTTTTACACTTGATTCTTTACCAGGGAAACAAATGTCAATCGATGCTGATTTAAACCAGCGTATTATTACAGAAAAAGATGCACAAGCAAAACGAAAAAAATTAAATATGGAAGCAGAGTTTTACGGGGCGATGGATGGTGCCGGGAAGTTCATTAAAGGGGACGTTATTTTCGGCATTGTCATTTTATTCGTAAACATTATTTTTGGCTTAATTGTCGGAATGATGCAGCAAGGAATGAGCTTTGGTGAAGCAGCCCTTCATTATACACAGTTAACAGTCGGTGACGGAATTGTAAACCAAATTGGTTCCTTAATGCTTGCGATTTCAACAGGTATTATCGTAACGCGTGTATTTGACGGTTCACCGGATACGGTAACGGAAGGAATCTTTAAAGAGTTATTAGCACA
This genomic window from Bacillus anthracis str. Vollum contains:
- a CDS encoding flagellar biosynthetic protein FliR; protein product: MNMELWAATFFAFCRITSFLYFLPFFSGRSIPAMAKVTFGLALSITVADQVDVSHIKTVWDVAAYAGTQIVIGLSLSKIVEMLWNIPKMAGHILDFDIGLSQASLFDVNAGSQSTLLSTIFDIFFLIIFISLGGINYFVATILKSFQYTEAISKLLTTSFLDSLLATLLFAITSAVEIALPLMGSLFIINFVLILIAKNAPQLNVFMNAYVIKITCGILFIAMSVPMLGYVFKNMTDVLLEEYTKLFNFFLTK
- a CDS encoding flagellar biosynthetic protein FliQ → MNTSPIIDIFQTFFYKGVMILMPVAGVSMIVVIIIAVIMAMMQIQEQTLTFLPKMASIVLVIIILGPWMFQELTTLILDLFDKIPSLLRSY
- the fliN gene encoding flagellar motor switch protein FliN, which encodes MKHEVSPVSLMELEDFAGKRNEASKAHIDTVSDISIELGVKLGKASITLGDVKQLKVGDVLEVEKNLGHKVDVYLSNMKVGIGEAIVMDEKFGIIISEIEADKKQAALMKAQSQMQDKE
- the flhB gene encoding flagellar type III secretion system protein FlhB, translated to MAKDNKTEKATPQKRKKSREEGNIARSKDLNNLFSILVLAVVVYFFGDWLGFEIANSVSVLFDQIGKNTDSTEYFYMMGILLLKVSAPILILVYAFHLFNYMIQVGFLFSSKVIKPKASRINPKNYFTRLFSRKSLVDILKSLFYMGLIGYVAYVLFKKNLEKIVSMIGFNWTASLTEIIRQIKFIFLAILIILIVLSIIDFIYQKWEYEQDIKMKKEEVKQEHKDNEGDPQVKGKRKNFMHAILQGTIAKKMDGATFIVNNPTHISVVLRYNKHVDAAPIVVAKGEDELALYIRTLAREQEIPMVENRPLARSLYYQVEEDETIPEDLYVAVIEVMRYLIQTNELEV
- a CDS encoding flagellar type III secretion system pore protein FliP, whose protein sequence is MRIKKQLSLLAVIFVFSIVFSIIFVNPAYAAQNGFINFENGKEFTSNSSVQLFALVTLLSLSSSIVLLFTHFTYFMIVLGITRQGLGVMNLPPNQVLVGLALFLSLFTMQPVLGQLKSDVWDPMTKEKITVSQAAETTAPIMKEYMSKHTYKHDLKMMLKVRGEELPKDLKDLSLFTLVPSFTLTQIQKGLLTGMFIYLAFVFIDLIISTLLMYLGMMMVPPMILSLPFKILIFVYLGGYTKIVDIMFKTVA